The genomic region GGCGCGCCGGACTTCGGCGAGCACTTCGGGCAGAGCGCGCAAAAACTGCCCGCCGCGCAAATCGACGCCTAGGGCGATGCGCAGGATCTCCTCTTCGAAACCATGGCACAGATCGATGAACTTGGGGATCAACAGCGCGGGCAGATTATCGACGCAGAAAAAACCATTGTCCTCGAGGGCGCGAATGGCAAAGCTCTTGCCCGAGCCGGACAGTCCGGTGATGATGATAATGTCCAAGCCGTCCGCCATGGGCAATTAAAACTTATCATCGGCTTCGGCGATTAGGGTGAACAGCTCCTGGCTCGTTTGACCGGCCAGCAAGCGGCGCCGAAAAGATTCGTCTTTGAGCAATCGAGATATGCGCGCCAAAGCTTTCAAATGATCCGCCGCGGCGTTCTCCGGTGCGATCAGCACGAAAAACAGATGAGTCAATCCGCCATCGAGAGAGGCGAAGTCGACACCCTGGGAACTACGCGCGAACACGCCCAGGACGCGTTCCACGCCAGGCAACTTGCCATGCGGGATCGCCACGCCTTCGCCGATGGCGGTGGTGCTAATGCGCTCCCGTTCGCGCAACACTTCGAGCACTTTTTGCTTGTCGAGATTTTGATAGCTCGATGCGAGCCACTCGGCCATTTCATCGAGGACATCCTGCTTGTCTTGTTTGGCCAGGCTCGGAATGATGGTTTGAACGCTTAAAAAATCGGTAATCTTCACGCCTTAGTCCTTCTCCGGCTGACCTTGGTCTTGTCCTTTTGCTTACGCACTTGGCGCTCGACCTTATCGAGCACCAGATCGATCGCCGCGTAGAGATCTGGGTGCTGCTCTTTACCGTGAATCACCGCGCCATGCGTATGCAACTCGACCTCAGCCATCTGGCGCTGTTTGGCGTCCACGGAAAGAATCACTCGCGCATCCAGCGGTTGGGAAAAATACTTGCCGATCTTGTGAATCTTTTCCTCAGCGTACTGTTTCAACGCCTTCGTAGGTTCGATGTGGCGGAAGGTGACGGAAATGATGATCTCACTCATGAAGTTCTCTTCAGTGCTGAAATTTATTTGCGCGCGAAGGGCTGGCGCCGCCTAGACGACGGCAAGATACCCATCGCCTCGCGGTACTTGGCCACGGTGCGCCGGGCGATGTCGATGGAATCGTTAGCCAACACCGTAGCGATATGTTGGTCGCTAAACGGCGCCCGCGGGTCTTCGGCGGCGATGATATGGCGAATTTTCTCGCGCACGCTTTCGCTGGCGACATCCTCGCCGCTACCGGTGCTAATCGAACTTTGGAAAAAATATTTGAGCTCATAGAGGCCCTGGGGGGTGTGCACATATTTATTGGCCGTCGCCCGGCTGACCGTCGACTCATGCATGTGGATATCTTCGGCGACGTCGCGCAAGACCATCGGTTTCAAATGGCTCACGCCGTGATCGAGAAATTCGGCCTGAAATTTGAAAATGCTTTGGGTTACTTTCATCAGCGTTTGCTGGCGCTGTTGAATACTCTTGATCAGCCAGGTGGCGGCGCGGACTTTTTCTTGGAGATACTGGCGCGCTTCTTCTTCCGCGGCACCCTCCTGGCCGGCCATGCGCCGGTAGAGTGAACTTACCCGCAGCCGCGGCACACCGTCATCGTTGAGATAAATCACCCAATCGTCGCCGACCTTTTCGACGAAAACATCGGGCAACACGGTGCGCACTTCGTCCTGCTCGAAGCCGCGCGACGGTTTGGGCTCCAGTGAAGCGATCAAATGCGCCGCATCGGCGATATCTTCGATGGAAACGTTTAAATCTTTGGCCAACCGTTCGTAGCGTTTCGATTCGAGAAAGCTCAGATGTTTGCTCACGATGGTCGCGGCCAACG from Deltaproteobacteria bacterium harbors:
- the rpoN gene encoding RNA polymerase sigma-54 factor, with protein sequence MAFEIRQVQKLVQQLVMTPQLQQSIKLLQLSRIELEEMVGKELEENPALEEGSTEEADSGEAQRTAVQDNGLGDLSEPVVNREVSTVDKIGTLDWQEYLDIHSNAMHGSLTAEAGSEDGDSPPSWENSLTKKTSLEDHLLWQLRLSKIDESESSIGLYIIQNLDENGYLTLTVDEVCSATESTPQAVEALLKRIQFFDPVGVAARELRECLLVQMENLGLSDTLAATIVSKHLSFLESKRYERLAKDLNVSIEDIADAAHLIASLEPKPSRGFEQDEVRTVLPDVFVEKVGDDWVIYLNDDGVPRLRVSSLYRRMAGQEGAAEEEARQYLQEKVRAATWLIKSIQQRQQTLMKVTQSIFKFQAEFLDHGVSHLKPMVLRDVAEDIHMHESTVSRATANKYVHTPQGLYELKYFFQSSISTGSGEDVASESVREKIRHIIAAEDPRAPFSDQHIATVLANDSIDIARRTVAKYREAMGILPSSRRRQPFARK
- the raiA gene encoding ribosome-associated translation inhibitor RaiA, coding for MSEIIISVTFRHIEPTKALKQYAEEKIHKIGKYFSQPLDARVILSVDAKQRQMAEVELHTHGAVIHGKEQHPDLYAAIDLVLDKVERQVRKQKDKTKVSRRRTKA
- a CDS encoding PTS sugar transporter subunit IIA translates to MKITDFLSVQTIIPSLAKQDKQDVLDEMAEWLASSYQNLDKQKVLEVLRERERISTTAIGEGVAIPHGKLPGVERVLGVFARSSQGVDFASLDGGLTHLFFVLIAPENAAADHLKALARISRLLKDESFRRRLLAGQTSQELFTLIAEADDKF